The following nucleotide sequence is from Chelonia mydas isolate rCheMyd1 chromosome 5, rCheMyd1.pri.v2, whole genome shotgun sequence.
AGAGTGGAAGGAGCCAGACAACTcagtttgcacctttggactttgggtattgttgctctctgttcatgcaagaaggaccagggaagtaagtgggtgaaggaataagccccctaacaccctaCAAGAGTTCTCAGCAAAGAACCAAACCAGAATGTCAATAACCATGTCAAATTTTAGCTCACTTGCAAATGAAACGTCTGATGGTGAAATTCTTTGGATAAGAATTAGAAATTGGACAAAACTAAAATCTCAGATCCACACAACTTCCTGactttcctcctcccacaccagTTAAAAGTGAGTTTCACTTAGCCTTAGATACAACCAATCTCATTCAAAGCCAAAACTGCTGGAGTGGGGAGGCACTGTTACTTGTGTGGGTTTGGATGGAGACAGATGAAATCGCAGCAAGGGATCTTGGCTTATTGAAGTCTTCTGTGATGACACAAAGGGCTAGGCTAGTGGCAGCAGCATGAGAGGACGGCAGACTGAGAGGACTGGTCAGGAAAGCAGAAAGAAGGGTAAAGCTAGAGGATTCCCTTCATTCAATGGGACAGTGACCCAGCatttatcttattttaaaaagtcctgttgtgataactgggccgacaaatttaccctaattgtaagCTCAACTGTGAAAGCTCAGGAGTGAAAGCTCCTAAGATGTCACAGTAACCgataacaacaaatgttgatgggaaaaggcgcaaaaagagacagaaagactgaattgGTCCAAACAAAAAGActtactgatataattcaaggactttATTATGATCATGCCTGCTAAAGAAGAACAGTGTGAgactggaaatcaatgaaccaaaatgggtgtgtcagaaattaggctaattgaagaggaaaaaagacccatcactcccttttggggttcttaaaaaacaaagactTTATGGAAGAAACAGACAGAGGCAACTGTTACACTTGCCATAGGTACCgactccatgagtgctccagggctggagcacccccggggaaaaattggtgggtgctcttcCCCCAGCTGACCTCGCCTCCCCTCCTGAGCAGGCCgtgtccccgcttctcctcccagtgtttgccgccgcaaaacagctgttttgtggtgtaacaagctctgggagggagtggggaggagcgggaatgtggcacGTTCAGAGGAgaaggcggggaagaggcagggccgggtcagggatttggggaaagggttggaataggggcagggagggggcagagttggggtggggactttggagaaagtgttggaatgggggtggggcggggtcgagcacccaccggcaccagcagaagtcggcgcctatgacaCTAGCTGactgaaagaaggggaaggagtgagcttcaccatcatggcagacatcccctctgtcttctaggaccccagaccttcttcatcctaatcctgagatgtcctgaccagatcaGGCCACAAAAAAGGAGCCAGATCTCACCACTTATCTCCACAGGCTCCAGCTAAATGCCAAACATCACATAGGATGAGATATGGTCCTCACCACCCGCCATgggtccttttccttccctgtgttatttcttttctttctccttccatctaataagagtctggctagCTGTCCAAAACTGCATATTTTATAGCACTACTGTGACCAGAAAGACAGCTAAAtacaatgccctaaacagcctgatgGTGGTACAAGTTTGTCAGGTCTCTGAGTGGCTGACAAGACTGCGTGCTGTatctgtgtttctccagcagcaagGGTGCAAGTGAAAATCAACACCctagacagaagctgcattttctatctttgctattcttttcccttttgtATATGTGTTTGTTCTGTCTTCTAAGAAACGGGATCGGATTTAACAGCAGCAGATACAGGCCATCTCAACTAACTTATTCTCTCTTCCCCCCGGAACAGACAGTTATTTCCCTCTGTAATGCCATCTAAGAGACTGTGAAACAAGGAGGGGAGGTAGGAACTTTCTTcttaaaactctctccagctgaaAGGGAAAAGGGGTGTTGTTACAATGAAAGCCTTCTTTAATatcttacatttaaaatgctttaactgttttccctttttttctgtatctttaataaaaggttaaagggTTTTGAATGATGTGTTTGctatggtactaagcaggctaagGTCTCTGataccaaaccttgtttaaaagaGTTTAATGCTGGATGGTTTCAGGGTCaagttaacacctttgactctttgagCCCATATATTCCACCTCGTTAATACAATATTCCCCACCTTCACGGAATATTTGCTACTGAGGCAGGAATTCCTCTTTATTAAGCCACTATACCCCAGTAACATATGGACTCCTAATACTTCACAGAGCTCTAAGAAGTGGGAATTAGCCATTTACATAGGGAATACTGCATTGAAGTAGAACCTCCTACACTAGCAAAAGGGAAATTGGGGGCAGTAGGaagacattttttgtttaaagggGGTGACAGTACAACAAGCAGAGCAGTGAAGTCAATTGTAAAAAGAAAGCTTTACAAAGTGATCTACCAGTCCAGATTCTCAGCTTTTTATTTTCACTCATTTTTGCCTATTTTAACAACTCGTAACTTCCCTGAATTGTTTTCTTCATCAAGGTTTTGAATTGCAGCTATGTGTATTTGAGCAGAAATcacttgtttcattagcaatcagatAAACACCACTATTAAAAGCCTTCTCTCAGAGCCTACATTCCACACTTTTTTCAGCCCCAAACGTTTTTCCAATAAGTGTTTGAGGCTGCTGCTACGTGCACACAGGAGACCTGCAGCCAGCAAAAACAGGAAGTCACACAGGCTGTTATTTACAGCAGACCATGTGAACGGTATGTGCATTCCAGTGAAAGCCCCTTTAAAGGAACTTTCCCAGTTTGTTTTactcaggttttctttttttaatgaagagATGCTTGGGAAACTAGTCCAGACGTATGATTTTACTTCAAGGTCCAGTAGTGGACAGCCTCCACCTCTTCTTCACATACTGCATTGACTGCAGCATGCAAGTACCTCGGCTGTGGAGGAGATTCCAGTGGGGCAAGAATTACCTCTAGCAGGATGAGCTACGGTTTGAATGTTAGGTTTTACTAAAAGGCTTGCCATAGACACCAATGCTGCATGGTAAAGTTACAGCTGCTGGGGGCCTGGCAAAGATCGTCATCTATTGTGTTAGCTGCCGTAAGGAAGGAATCAAAGCAGGGAGTGAAGAGAAGCTTCCAGTGGGAATAAAAATGCTTCAGCGGCATGGCAGGCTGCCTCTCTTGCCTGTTGCCATAAGAAAACTCATTACCCATTGTGGTATGAGAGGAAGTGAAAGCAGTTGGGGGCACAGTTCCTACTCTACCTCTGTACTGGAGGTCGGACTGCATaaggcagcacacacacacaatagcaGTCACTGCGTTCTGGATCCAAAAATCTCAGTACTCATTTGGGCCTGAAGTCAGCAAGGTActtacatgtttaaagttaggcaggtGCTTGAGTACTTTGCTGAGTTGGGGGCCTGAAGAGCAGAAACCTATAGAAACATTCTtgtaaaaggaagaagaacaagcTGATGTACTGTACCCCACATCACCATGCATGGTATCAGTAGGTGAACATTAACAATTCTTTAGAACTGACTATGCTTTTGTATTAGCCATTTTTTAACCTAAATAATTCCCAGTTTAAGTACTTAAGGGTAATAGCAAAAAAACTTGAGTATTAgtttgcatatttttgttttatattttccgATGCTTTTTTCCCTGCATCTGAAACCACAAAAACATCCCTTATAAAACTATTAAAATGACAAACAATTTGGcaaagggcgggggggagagagagagagaatagaagtACTCCAAAGCTAAACCACACTGTTTGCTACGTTTCCACAGGAAATGCATATTGAATGTACACAATTAAGCTGAGACCTTAAAAAACCGAGTTTAACAAAAATGCTCTCAGATACTTAAATACAGGAACACTACCAAACACTAATGAAAGCAGATTCAGAATGGTTGATGCCAGAGTATCAAACTGTTTCTAAATTCTATTTCTCATTCTGAAATGCCATGTTCAAAAGAGCAGCGCTAAGGAGAAAATGAAACAGGTATTTTTAAAACCCATCTTGAATTAGAACTGCTAATCAGAGCTAGAATTCACACTGCATAAATGTGGACACAGAAAATCACTCTCCTACTTTCTAATAGATTTGAGCcaagggggctgtgtgtgtgtgtatttcactTGTAGTGACTAAATCAAGGTCAGCACCGCTGCTTCTCCGTAAAAAACTAAGATGATAATGAACATAAATGGTGTGATTTCCAGGTCTTATTAGACATAACACAAATTCAAAGCTGTTGTACTAAATGCATCATTCTAAAGGGGCCCCCCAACCCTAATCCTGATTCTGCACTGATTTTGAAGTCACAGTCGGATGCAATAaaagttgtgagtgctcagcacccttgaaaaatcaagccatttaTTTGGAGCCTGGTGTTAGGTATATGAGTTTGAAAGTTTTGGTCGTAACCTGTCTCAGATTACCCatttgtaaaaaggggataataccAAGCCCCATGCTCCCCTCTGTTTTAGACCATATGGGAGCAGAGTACCCTACACCTCCACCACAAGAGGAAACAGAGACAACATAGTATAGTCCCACCTTCCACAAAGCTCTCACATCCCTCTGCACCTGGCTCTCTGCTTTAGACACTGTGGCTTATCAGAGGCACTACTAGAAACAGCCACTCTCAGCAGAATGCTGCCTTCCTGATACCATTCTAAACAGAAACATAGCGTAACATGGGTTTGATGGAACTTCCAATGCAGTGCTAAACCTGCTTCCTCTGGGGAGTATATCTCCCAATAGCTACAGCTTCAGAGTCAGATATTTTAACATGTTTCCCTCCTCCCATGAGGTTTTCCAAAAGAAGAAAGGGGGTGCATTTCATGGGGCTGACTATACACTTTCTCTAACTCACTGGAGTGATGTTGGATTAGTGTTTATACAATGCTTTGACAATATAACATGCAGAGGATTATTAGTTTGAGGTTAGAAAGCTATCCCATCCTGCAAAACGCAGAAAATAAAAgataggtgggattttcaaaagtgcctctgTTCCCACTGACGTCTATGGAAGTGTGAGCAAAGTGAGGCAGATGctaaatccttttgaaaatcttgccccccATAGTCTTCACTCCCAGCTGAGATACTCTTTGCCCACCCAACTCCCAGGCAACCATTCCAAAATTTTGTTATACATTTTATACTTGTTTAACCTGCATCCTCCCCCTCTTAAAAGCATGGCgatttttaaaaccaaatgcAGATTCTAATTGTGAGAtatgtttgtaaaacattttttcagtttattaaaaCTAGACATTGAAGGGTTAGATTTtcattggtaaatgtcagtaaatgacAATTTCATATAAAcgaatggaaaaatattttcatcaataatcAAAATtactgcttgagaatttattagtaatttaaggacatttactttgtatattttgacatgtaatgttgacaatttgtgttttaacagtcaTAGTgcaattcaaaaaattaaagctttatctactgtcattaaacaaTTATCTGACCCTCCCCCCCATAAGTTTGCACAGGAGTGAACATTTAAATATCAaccaaaaaaaccttaaaaataaacaaacattgatattttccatcaatattacaaaaaaaaaagtctaattcCGCCAAGCCTAATTAAAAGTGTTAAAAGCTGCAATGACAATGAATAAACTGTGGTCTATTGAGTATTTTATagcttctttattatttttagaatGGTTTTACACACAATTAGAgagcatttgtttttaaactgaacttCTGTGTTAGTCTGAAGAGCCTATTTGGCACTGCCCCTTTAAAATTAACGTCAATGTTTTTATGCAGGTACTTCTACGATTTCAAAATAGTCATTAGGTAGAATCACATAGCCTTTTCCTGCCACTATGTCTTTTTCCTTCTGAAACTGAACGATCTCTCGCAATTTTTCAATCTGTCTTTCCTGACGTCTGCATCGCTGCTGCGCTGTCTTGAGCTTCTTTCGCAGTTTTTCAacttgttcctccagctgctgaaTTCTCTTTCTTTGATGTACTGTATCCTCTACGGTATAGTTGTGATCACAGAAAACGGCAagattattaggggtctggagagGAGGCATTAATAATCCAATACTTGGATCTACCAATCTTGCATCTATTTGAGGCAAAGGAAAGGAAGGTTGCGGTGGGGTAGGTGGTAAcagaggagggggtggtggagggggtggtGGTGCTGCAGACAGATCTTCGGGTTGCTCTGTAAATTCTTCAGTCTAAAACAGCAAGACAGAAAGTACATTTTAATCTGTTTTGTGAACGGCATATCTAATTGCCACATTATAATCTGTATGCAACAGTTTCAGCACCGAGCTGACAATGCACTAAGCATGGCTGAAATTAGTAAATGAAGGTGGTAAGCACCCCCCTTTTTAGCATTAATTCTGTTCATGAAGTTTgatggcctacattttcaaaagtgactagtgatttggggaaCCTCAGTTTTCAATGCTCAGTTTGACCCACCCTAAAGGCTTAAAAGTCTCAAAGTTGGACACCTAGAAATTGAGGCAACCAAAATCTCTAGTCACTTCTGAAGACTTTGTCAAAAACACTTATAAAATTATAAACTGTCCAGTCTTTAACTCCACCACATGGTTGAAGGGTTATCAGCTGCAAGAACTCATTCAGTCACTTTAACCTAGATACACTTGGTGTACTTATCTAGCACAGATGGAATGTGCCCAAGTCCCCCCAAAATAGGAAATGAACAGAGGGAAGACTTAAATCCTTTCTGCCCCAAAGATATAGAGAGCATTCAGAATTGTgtctgtttggactcttacatgAAACAGTGCTCTTGAAACACAACAGTAAGCATATCCAGTATCTAGCAAAAACAGCTAAGAACTTCTCGGTGAAAGATGCATTGAGCTAGAAGTCAATTTTGTAACTGTCTGCTTTGATGGTCTCAATGCGTTTAATGGCATTAACAGTGTCAGAGACAGAGATGCCATATACTTCACCCAAGTACTTGCAGATTACATAACCTGTTGCCAAATCCTCAGAGCAAAAGGTTCTAGGGGTATGTTTATACTACGTAAGTATTGTAGGCGCTTCCTACATCGACAGAAGAGGTTTTGCCATCGATGTAGATAATCCACCCCTCCGAGAAGTAATAGCCACAAAGAAtccttctgtcagcctagctctGTCTACAGTGAGAATCCAATTTACCCAACaaggtgcaaaatttttcacagccctgagcgatcgAGCTAGATCTAATATATAGGTGTAGACCATGAAAATACAGCACTATCCAAGACATCCTAGCCAAGCAATTTAGGGTCTATTTTTAATCTACTCCCTAGACATTGCTTCTGCATAGACTATGATATTAAGCAGAGTGTAACTGGAAAGTCAGTTTTGCTTCTGGTGTTGATTTAAAGTTTCTTGTAGGTGCCTATGTATAATCAATCAGTATACATTAGCACAACTTCAATCTGACAATCCCAGTTGTACGCCTCAGATAAAATGAACCTATGTTTTTGTCACAATGTATCTTTTAGCCTCACACATGAAGATGTCAAGCATTTTGATCAGGTCAAACTTGTACTAGTCAGCTGTAATTCTCAGAGCCCCCTTTGTGGGGAAGATTGCAAgggaaagaggaaggggaaagcaTGTCTCTCAGTAACCAATTCACCCTCCTTAGGAGCACTTGGGACAATCTTACAATTGCCAGACAACTAGACTTGTAGAAATTGGTATCCTCCAATTCTAGTCTCCACTTTTTGGGTGATGGCACATGGCATCTTTTATAAAAGATCTCCCTCTCAGTATACGCGGCCTACTCCCTTGGTATTCCATCACGGACATATTATGGGCGAATTCAAAGCATTTCTTATACCCAATGAAGTTTTTGTTCCAAAGATCCTAACAGGAAAAACTGCAACAGGTATTAAAATAAACAGTATTACACAGCCTTTTACATCAAGATCATCAATCTGCACCCTGCTCTGAGAGTAACGGTTACCACTATCTGTGGTCATTTTAAAACCTCTGGAAATGAGCTGGTAATATCACAACAGCTCTGAGTGAACAGCTGTGTACATCACCAAATCCACCTCCACAACTGACACTAACAGGCATCCTTACTAACAGTACAAAAAGAGGGGCCAAAGAATGAATGAGCACAGAGAGAGAATTACACTCTGCTCCCTAGAAGTGGTCCATCCACATGGGTTGAGGCACAGTGGTCAGATGCAGGAACCTGAACTGGCACTGATCCTGATATATTTGTCCTGTGGCAGCTTTTGAGGACTAAAAGAAGTATTGGTGTGCCACCCCACCTCCTGGGCAACAACTTGGTTAGAATATTCTCCATCTCACCCTTTCTCTTGTGTCTAACTTGGCTCCCACCACACATCTTTTCTATCAGAGAAACACAATCAGAGAAGAAAGTATAAAGGAAGTATATTTACCTGAAAATGGCTCATTTTTTCTTGCACACGCTGTGTCTATCTTTCTTTCTTACTAGCTGCCTTCCATTTTCCACTTACATTCCCTCTTTACTTCCAGgctattttctttattttcctaCTCTCCTGTGTGCCTCTCTCCCCATCTTTTTCCCGTCTGTCATCCCCCCATATCTCTTTGAGCTTTTTCTGCTGTTCTTCTGCTATCCTCACCATCCTCTCTGTTCCCTTCTCAAAGGGGCGAGCGAAAGGAGACTTATTGGTGCATGTATTATCTCCCTTATAGAAGCTAGGAATCCTCCAAATCACTCCTGTTCCGTGCATTCAGTGTGCCGAAGGGGAAGAATTGAATAACCCACTCTAGTCCCAAGGGTAGAGCCTGGGTGTGTCACTCGGtggtgcaattaaaaaaaaaaaaaaaaaacacacacaacacacttgCTCTGTCACGAGGAGCTACATTTGATGTTTGGAGGCAGTAACATTGCGTATGTAACAGACAAGGTCTGTGAGGGGAATGCAGAGGTAATATGTATACTTCTATTACATTCCTCTTTTTCTTGCACTTCATTTCGCTAAAGCATAGGCCAGGTGTGTAACACTCTTTTCTGAAAAGATAGAAGAGTTCAACTTCACAGCTATGGGATCAAAAACCCTGAATGTAGGAATTAATAAACAGTAGAGTGATCaataattgcactgttaaagaataatagaataccatttatttaaatatttttggctgttttctacattttcaaatatattgatttcaattgcagcACACAAtataaaatgtacagtgctcactttatattacaaatatttgcactgtaaaaacaaaagaaatagtatttttcaacttgtctaatacaagtactgtagtccaatctctttatcatgaaagttgaacttacaaatgtagaattatgtccaAAAAATTAGTGTTCAAatgtaaaacaatgtaaaacttcagagcctacaagtcagagcgttgctcttttaagacgtctgaaaGAACGCTCcgcacctcatccctctcagattttggaaggcacttcagattcttaaacctttggttgagtgctgtagctatctttagaaatcttacattggtagcttctttgtgttctgtgagatctgcagtgaaagtgttctaaaaacaaacgtgctgggtcatcatccaagactactataacatgaaatatatggcagaatgtgggtaaaacagagcaggagacatacaattctcccccaccgagttcagtcacaaatttagttaatgcactattttttttaaaatgagagccatcagcatggaagaacaTCCTCTGGCACGGTGGCCAAAGCATAGGAACGTTTACTatatctgacacataaataccttgcaatgctggctacagaaGTTCTCACAAAAGTTcttactttctggtgacattgcaaataagaagtgggcagcactatctcccgtaaacgtaaacaaacttgtttgtctttgctgaacaagaagtaggactgagtggacttgtaaggtataaagttttacattgttttgtttttgagtgcagttatgcaatcaaaaaaacccaaaaaacctacatttgtaagttgcactttcacaataaagagattgaactacagtacttgtatgaggtgaattgaaaaatactatttcttttatcatttttacagtataaatatttgtaataaaaataataatataaagtgagcactgtacactttgtattctgtgttgaaagtgaaatcaatatatttgaaaaagtagacaAACAGCCAAAAAAATTAATAcacttcaattggtattctgttgttcaacaatgcgattaaaactacaattaactgagattaattttgagttaatcacgtgagttaactgtgattaatcgacagccctaataaacagcagagagagagcgCTCTACAATTCCTTAGTGAACAATTAATACACATACAGACATTTGCAAAAAGCATTAGGCATACTTTTGAATAACTTATTAAATACACTATTAGGCAGTAAACCTTTTGGTGATCCTTATACAGACTTCCTCACTTAAAaacagtgtgcattactttgcacttatcagtgttgaatttcatctgccagtttgttgttcagttttgtgagatccctttgtaactctgcagtcagctttggacttagctattTTGAATAAATATGTAGCAATTGCAAATGTCTGCATTTCACTGTTCactccattttccagatcattaatgaatatgttgaacaggacagCTCCTTGGCAGAacctctcttcattgtgaaaatgGAATATTTATCCCTACTCTTtattttcttatcttttaaccagttattgatccataagAGTCCTGTTATTCCAGGACTATTttgtttccttaagagcctttggtgagggacctcctcaaaggtctggtctacactatgagtttatgttggatttagcagcgttaaatcgaattaaccctgcacccgtccacacaacgaagccatttttttcgacataaagggctcttaaaaccggtatctgtactcctccccaatgaggggattagcactgaaatcgatatcgccatttcgaattagggttagtgtggacgcaattcaaaaggtattggcctccgggagctatcccacagtgcaccattttgaccactctggacagcactctgaactcggatgcactggccaggtgtagaGGAAAAGCCCTagaaacttttgaatctcatttcctgtttggccaggcgagctcatcagcacaggtgaccatgcagtcccagaatcgaaaaagagctccagcatggaccaaacgggaggtactggatcttatcgctgtgtggggagaggaatctgtgctatcagagctacgttccaaaagacgaaatgccaaaacttttcaaaaaatctccgaggccatgagggacagaggctacagcagggacgcaacacagtgccacgtgaaacttaaggagctcagacacgcgtaccagaaaaccaaagaaccAAATGGATgttccgggacagagccccagacatgccgcttctacactgagctgcatgcaattctaggggggggccgccaccactaccccaacccagtccgtggactccgatgatggggtactctccgccatgcttgaggattttgtggacggggaagatgaggaggaggacgacgacgAGCTTGAGGACAGCACACTGTTCTCCCCGACACCAggatctttttattaccctgactgaaataccctcccaacccaaccaagccggagaagggacctctggtgagtgtacctttttaaatataatacatgttacaaaagcaagcgttttttaatgattaagtagccctgaggacttgggatgcattcgtggccagtacagctactagaaaagtctgttaatggaGCGGAAATCCGCCAGGGAcctctccatgaagctctcctggaggtactctaaaagcctttgcagaaggtttctggggagagcagccttattccttcctccatggtaggacactttaccacgccatgctagtagcaagtaatctggtatcactgcatgacaaagcctggcagcgtatggtcccggtgtttgctggcattcaagcaacatccgttctttatctctccgtgttatcctcagaagagtgatatcattcatggtaacctagttgaaataggggaatttaataaAGGAGACATTCaaaggtggccgttcctactgggctgtttaactgtggctgaaaagaaatcctccccgcagttagccacgcagttggggggggacgggacgggacacattggcgctgagctgttcgtgtttggctagcagggatcttccctgataccagccactgggttggggcggggggggggggggggggggtaaagcaatcatcccagagaattgaatggggggagggggtggttagtttggtttctgctgctgcatgttaacaggaaaaccgcagcactaaatggccaactcaacgtgctttgcttggtacgggagaggagggtgctgctgttatgaaggtttcagagtaacagccgtgttagtctgtattcgcaaaaagaaaaggagtacttgtagcaccttagagactaaccaatttatttgagcataagctttcgtgagctacagctcacttcatcggatgcaatcgatgcaatgcatccgatgaagtg
It contains:
- the THAP1 gene encoding THAP domain-containing protein 1 isoform X2 — encoded protein: MQKTCPWALVCPRPLRDLQADPSRFPLTRPDLCKKWEAAVKRKNFKPTKYSSICSEHFTPDCFKRECNNKLLKENAVPTIFCYTEPSEKVKTEEFTEQPEDLSAAPPPPPPPPPLLPPTPPQPSFPLPQIDARLVDPSIGLLMPPLQTPNNLAVFCDHNYTVEDTVHQRKRIQQLEEQVEKLRKKLKTAQQRCRRQERQIEKLREIVQFQKEKDIVAGKGYVILPNDYFEIVEVPA
- the THAP1 gene encoding THAP domain-containing protein 1 isoform X1 — protein: MVQSCSAYRCRNRYDKEKPISFHKFPLTRPDLCKKWEAAVKRKNFKPTKYSSICSEHFTPDCFKRECNNKLLKENAVPTIFCYTEPSEKVKTEEFTEQPEDLSAAPPPPPPPPPLLPPTPPQPSFPLPQIDARLVDPSIGLLMPPLQTPNNLAVFCDHNYTVEDTVHQRKRIQQLEEQVEKLRKKLKTAQQRCRRQERQIEKLREIVQFQKEKDIVAGKGYVILPNDYFEIVEVPA
- the THAP1 gene encoding THAP domain-containing protein 1 isoform X3, whose translation is MVQSCSAYRCRNRYDKEKPISFHKFPLTRPDLCKKWEAAVKRKNFKPTKYSSICSEHFTPDCFKRECNNKLLKENAVPTIFCYTEPSEKTEEFTEQPEDLSAAPPPPPPPPPLLPPTPPQPSFPLPQIDARLVDPSIGLLMPPLQTPNNLAVFCDHNYTVEDTVHQRKRIQQLEEQVEKLRKKLKTAQQRCRRQERQIEKLREIVQFQKEKDIVAGKGYVILPNDYFEIVEVPA